A single Rattus norvegicus strain BN/NHsdMcwi chromosome 5, GRCr8, whole genome shotgun sequence DNA region contains:
- the Or10ak7f gene encoding olfactory receptor Olr866, whose protein sequence is MWMIPGKNQSWVSEFILIGFSSDPTTKSILFIVFLLIYQSSVLGNGLIIMLVCLDTQLHTPMYFFLCTLSLLDMSYVTTTVPQMLVHLLAHSQTISFAGCWVQMYVFGALGITECTFFVVMAYDRYVAICYPLRYTVILSWGLCIRLAAGSWICGFFSSLLHTFFTMSLPYCGPNRVNHYFCEGPSVRSLACMDTHLIEIVDFVLSVFVVVTPISLIVASYIHIAKAILKIKSTQGRCKAFSTCASHLTVVTLFYIPATYVYMRPNSSYSPEQDKQISLFYNVFTALLNPVVYSLRNRDIKRAFLKVMVHGRVHW, encoded by the coding sequence ATGTGGATGATTCCAGGCAAGAACCAAAGTTGGGTTTCTGAGTTCATCCTGATTGGCTTCTCCAGTGACCCCACAACCAAAAGCATCCTCTTCATTGTCTTCCTTCTCATCTACCAGAGCTCAGTCCTGGGCAACGGGCTCATCATCATGCTGGTCTGCCTGGACACACAGCTGCAcactcccatgtacttcttcctctgtACCCTCTCCCTGTTGGATATGAGCTATGTCACCACCACTGTGCCCCAGATGTTAGTGCATCTTCTTGCTCACTCTCAGACCATCTCCTTTGCTGGTTGCTGGGTGCAGATGTATGTGTTTGGGGCCCTGGGTATAACTGAGTGCACCTTCTTTGTTGTGATGGCTTATGACCGGTATGTGGCCATTTGCTATCCACTGCGCTATACTGTCATCCTCAGCTGGGGCCTGTGCATACGTTTGGCAGCAGGGTCTTGGATCTgtggtttcttttcctctttattgCATACTTTCTTCACCATGAGTTTACCTTATTGTGGGCCCAACAGAGTCAACCACTACTTCTGTGAAGGTCCTTCAGTGCGGAGCCTGGCTTGCATGGACACCCACCTCATTGAGATTGTGGACTTTGTGTTGAGTGTCTTTGTGGTCGTTACTCCAATCTCCCTCATTGTGGCCTCCTACATTCACATTGCCAAGGCAATTCTCAAGATCAAGTCCACCCAAGGCCGCTGCAAGGCTTTCTCTACCTGTGCCTCCCACCTGACTGTGGTTACACTCTTCTACATTCCTGCCACTTACGTCTACATGAGGCCCAACTCCAGCTACTCTCCTGAGCAAGACAAGCAGATCTCACTCTTTTACAATGTCTTCACAGCCTTGCTCAACCCTGTGGTCTATAGTCTGAGAAACAGGGATATCAAGAGGGCATTTCTCAAGGTGATGGTACATGGTAGGGTGCACTGGTGA